One region of Eupeodes corollae chromosome 1, idEupCoro1.1, whole genome shotgun sequence genomic DNA includes:
- the LOC129939628 gene encoding disks large-associated protein 1-like isoform X1, producing MQHTALRKNLTESPYTVQIMEARDEPGMHSLINDKPTTNKIINQMTKNEVVLSPPTQMAHDLNEPKNSEKISNLTTTAATTTTINTNSNRMPESDDGVDAIDCAIAVQKNNHHELIPAPNGSQASSYENGCLQQSSTPTSAYHKDGHYFLKLLQSEKSRLLTMADQAERDMCALTIASTNNEISDEVFGILRAVSGKTKLLVTQKFKQFEGLCHSNLNPTPDEKFPTTIADLLGFWDMVNLQIEHIDSLFKELDLIKANNWQPTKDPASPFVPTGSRLLKKSTLKNANNNNNNNNITPNKISPNALLMAQKRDTQRKQLLELKRKNKNAATDKGIVSSPIEIFVSENSL from the coding sequence ataaaccaacaacaaacaaaataataaaccaaaTGACGAAAAACGAAGTGGTGTTGTCGCCGCCAACACAAATGGCGCATGACCTTAATGAGccaaaaaattcagaaaaaatcaGCAATCTGACGACGACGGCAGCGACAACAAcgacaataaatacaaattcaaacaGAATGCCTGAGAGTGATGACGGTGTCGATGCTATCGACTGTGCCATTGCTGTGCAAAAAAATAATCACCATGAACTTATTCCCGCACCAAACGGATCACAAGCATCAAGTTATGAGAACGGCTGCCTACAGCAGTCGTCGACACCTACTTCGGCTTACCACAAAGATGGACACTACTTCCTCAAGCTTTTACAGAGTGAAAAATCACGTTTGCTTACTATGGCCGACCAAGCAGAGCGTGACATGTGCGCCTTAACAATTGCGAGTACAAACAATGAGATCTCGGATGAAGTGTTTGGCATCCTACGTGCGGTCTCGGGTAAAACAAAGCTTTTGGTAACACAGAAGTTTAAGCAATTCGAAGGTTTATGTCATAGTAACTTGAATCCCACACCCGATGAAAAATTCCCAACAACCATTGCTGACTTATTGGGTTTCTGGGACATGGTAAATCTTCAGATTGAGCACATTGATTCTTTGTTCAAAGAACTTGACCTTATCAAAGCCAATAATTGGCAACCTACCAAAGATCCCGCTTCCCCTTTTGTGCCAACTGGGTCAAggctcttaaaaaaatcaactctTAAGAAtgccaacaataacaacaacaataacaacattaCTCCAAACAAAATATCCCCGAATGCCTTGCTTATGGCCCAGAAACGTGACACACAACGCAAGCAATTACTTGAACTgaaacgaaaaaataagaacGCAGCCACAGATAAGGGAATTGTTTCCAGTCCCATCGAGATTTTCGTCAGTGAAAATTCACtttga
- the LOC129939628 gene encoding disks large-associated protein 1-like isoform X2, with amino-acid sequence MTKNEVVLSPPTQMAHDLNEPKNSEKISNLTTTAATTTTINTNSNRMPESDDGVDAIDCAIAVQKNNHHELIPAPNGSQASSYENGCLQQSSTPTSAYHKDGHYFLKLLQSEKSRLLTMADQAERDMCALTIASTNNEISDEVFGILRAVSGKTKLLVTQKFKQFEGLCHSNLNPTPDEKFPTTIADLLGFWDMVNLQIEHIDSLFKELDLIKANNWQPTKDPASPFVPTGSRLLKKSTLKNANNNNNNNNITPNKISPNALLMAQKRDTQRKQLLELKRKNKNAATDKGIVSSPIEIFVSENSL; translated from the coding sequence aTGACGAAAAACGAAGTGGTGTTGTCGCCGCCAACACAAATGGCGCATGACCTTAATGAGccaaaaaattcagaaaaaatcaGCAATCTGACGACGACGGCAGCGACAACAAcgacaataaatacaaattcaaacaGAATGCCTGAGAGTGATGACGGTGTCGATGCTATCGACTGTGCCATTGCTGTGCAAAAAAATAATCACCATGAACTTATTCCCGCACCAAACGGATCACAAGCATCAAGTTATGAGAACGGCTGCCTACAGCAGTCGTCGACACCTACTTCGGCTTACCACAAAGATGGACACTACTTCCTCAAGCTTTTACAGAGTGAAAAATCACGTTTGCTTACTATGGCCGACCAAGCAGAGCGTGACATGTGCGCCTTAACAATTGCGAGTACAAACAATGAGATCTCGGATGAAGTGTTTGGCATCCTACGTGCGGTCTCGGGTAAAACAAAGCTTTTGGTAACACAGAAGTTTAAGCAATTCGAAGGTTTATGTCATAGTAACTTGAATCCCACACCCGATGAAAAATTCCCAACAACCATTGCTGACTTATTGGGTTTCTGGGACATGGTAAATCTTCAGATTGAGCACATTGATTCTTTGTTCAAAGAACTTGACCTTATCAAAGCCAATAATTGGCAACCTACCAAAGATCCCGCTTCCCCTTTTGTGCCAACTGGGTCAAggctcttaaaaaaatcaactctTAAGAAtgccaacaataacaacaacaataacaacattaCTCCAAACAAAATATCCCCGAATGCCTTGCTTATGGCCCAGAAACGTGACACACAACGCAAGCAATTACTTGAACTgaaacgaaaaaataagaacGCAGCCACAGATAAGGGAATTGTTTCCAGTCCCATCGAGATTTTCGTCAGTGAAAATTCACtttga
- the LOC129939563 gene encoding uncharacterized protein LOC129939563 — protein MGPNYSTHDDIDTESRNLFEQGLAEPNKMPILKTLLDFLERRYQALDVLAPTKKQNKSFDEPKHTLRNFHIDTKNLQCCKGEHVIYTCQKFLSATPKERWQLSKQAKLCLNCLRHDKQLQWFSKRNCHHCNKKHHSFLHMDWVERFPQNKQTDSAQKDVIKTTRQVNHSEQAQNVIIATAILQINNEDGLGRSITICALIDPGSQASLITESIAQTLKLKRQNVSVEVSGLGATNAGTAKNKVNVKIRPHFTSEYSLGLEALVLPKLTKTTSCLKIGNLDQLKLADPTFNVRGPIDMIIGADAYGDIILDGIKRNDSNSLIAQKSQLGWLISGRTSNEETNNYSITGLVTQISVDELEKFWELEEEK, from the coding sequence ATGGGACCCAATTATAGTACACATGACGACATTGATACCGAAAGCAGAAACCTGTTCGAACAAGGGCTAGCAGAACCAAACAAAATGCCAATTTTGAAGACACTTTTGGATTTTCTTGAAAGGCGTTACCAAGCCCTTGATGTCCTTGCTCCCACaaagaagcaaaacaaatcttttGATGAACCGAAACATACACTTCGCAACTTTCACATCGATACCAAAAACCTCCAATGTTGCAAAGGCGAACATGTAATATACACATGTCAAAAATTCTTAAGTGCGACACCAAAAGAAAGATGGCAGCTTTCCAAACAAGCTAAGCTCTGCTTGAACTGCTTACGACATGACAAGCAATTACAATGGTTTAGCAAAAGAAATTGCCATCATTGCAACAAAAAGCATCATTCATTCCTACATATGGATTGGGTTGAGCGATTCccccaaaacaaacaaacagactCAGCTCAAAAAGACGTGATAAAAACAACCAGACAAGTTAACCACAGTGAGCAGGCCCAAAATGTAATAATTGCAACAGccattttacaaataaacaatGAAGACGGACTTGGCCGCAGTATAACAATATGTGCACTGATTGACCCTGGATCACAGGCGTCATTGATAACTGAATCCATAGCACAAACACTTAAACTAAAAAGACAAAATGTTTCTGTTGAAGTAAGTGGCTTAGGTGCAACGAATGCAGGAACCGCAAAAAACAAGgtcaatgtcaaaataaggCCTCACTTTACCTCAGAATATAGTCTCGGATTAGAAGCTCTTGTTCTTCCCAAACTTACCAAGACTACAAGTTGccttaaaattggaaatttagATCAGTTAAAACTCGCTGATCCTACCTTTAATGTTCGTGGACCGATTGACATGATAATTGGTGCTGATGCATATGGTGACATAATTCTTGACGGAATAAAACGAAATGATTCAAATTCACTGATAGCACAGAAATCACAGCTAGGTTGGTTAATATCTGGGCGAACTTCAAATGAAGAAACTAACAATTATAGTATCACTGGACTAGTAACACAGATTTCAGTCGATGAACTTGAAAAATTTTGGGAgctagaagaagaaaaatga
- the LOC129939636 gene encoding huntingtin-interacting protein K produces the protein MTENTEINGTDDVQDKKQKKATRHDGGAADLERVTDYAEEKEISAADISSAVEQFGDKRIKEDEEKLAKERELQKVQVKKEDIELIMNEMLISKQQAEKVLREQRGDVVAALEILIAN, from the exons ATGACCGAAAACACAGAAATAAATGGCACCGATGATGTCCaggacaaaaaacaaaagaaagcaaCACGCCACGATGGCGGAGCAGCTGATCTGGAACGAGTAACAGACTATgccgaagaaaaagaaatctcTGCCGCAGACATCTCCAGC GCTGTTGAACAATTCGGTGATAAACGCATCAAAGAAGATGAGGAAAAATTAGCTAAAGAACGAGAATTGCAGAAGGTTCAAGTCAAAAAAGAAGATATCGAACTTATT atgaatgaaatGCTCATATCGAAACAACAAGCAGAAAAGGTTTTAAGAGAACAGCGAGGTGATGTTGTTGCCGCGTTAGAAATCCTAATAGCCaactaa